The DNA segment TCGCCAGCGCCCTTGCTATCGCGCATCGTTGCTTTTCGCCTCCACTTAGTTTGGAGACGATTTGATCTTTTTTGTGCGCGATGTTGGCGAGATTTAGCACTCGCTCTATCTGCGAATTTAGCTTGGCCTTTTTAAGACCGGTTAGGCTAAGCGGCGCCAGCACGTTTTGATAGACGCTAAGACCCTCAAGCAGGTTAAAGGACTGAAATATAAATCCGACCTCGCTGTGCCTGAAATTTGAGCTCATTATATCGGGCAGCTTTGAGACGTTGCGCCCGTTGATTAGCGCTTCGCCGCTGCTTGGCTTGCTAAGAGCGCCGAGTATTCCAAGTAGCGTGCTTTTGCCGCTGCCGCTAACGCCTTTTAGGATAACTAGCTCGCCGCTTTTGACGCTTAAATTTATATTTTTCAGTGCGCAAAATTCGTTGGGTTTGTTTTGATTATAAATTTTGCAGAGATTTTTTACTTCTATCGCGTTCATTTTACCGCCTCGCTCATATCATTAACGGCAATACGCCACGACGGGATGATGACAAATGCCAAAAATGGAATCACGCTGAAAACGAAGAGCAAAAATAGCATATTAAAGTCTATCACCGGAGTAAATTCGGTAAAATTCGCCATTTCGCCTCCTAGAAAAATACCACGCAAAAACGGCGCGCCAAACAAAAACACGTAGATATAAGCTCCTGCGACTCCTAGCAAATACGCGCTAAAAGAGACGACGATGTTTTGGATAAATTTAAGCGCGATGATGTCTCTGACGCAATAGCCGATACTGCGAAGTATCGCGATCTCCTTTTTCTTCTCGCCGTAAGCGAGCGAAATTTGATTTTTCAGTAGGATAAAAAACGAAACCATCGCCACGACGTAAAGCACCATAAAAATGCCGCCTTTGTAGTAGTAAAGATGCCTTATTTTCGCTACTCCGTCCTCGATACTGGTAACTTCGGTATTTGGGTAGAGATTTTGGATCTTTAGAGCCACTTCGCTGATTTCATTAGGATTTGGCACCTCGACGTAGAGCCTTGTGTATTCGCCCTCTTTTAGGCTTAGCACCTCACGCGCGGTGACCGGATTCATATAAATGACATCGTTTGAGACGATGCCCGTCTCATGCGGCGCGGTTTTGTTTATTTTAATAGAGATCATTTTTTCTTCCGTTAGAAAGTTGAAAACGTCCTCGTAATAAAGCTCCGCCATCTCTTTTTTCACGCCCTCGCCCACGATCATCTCGTTTTCGTCTAAATTTTCATCGCCCACGATGCGAAACCATATCCTCTTTTGTCCGAAATAATACTCTCCCTCGACCGCGCCCTCTACGCTAGCTACGCCCGTGATCTTCGAGGCGTCGTAGATATAGCCGTCGTGCATCAGGTCGCGTTTGCCCGCGCGCAGAGCCTCGACGACAACCTCGGGTTTTGAGTTGGTTAAATTTATAAGATCGCTTTGGATGGAGCTTGAGACAAGAAGAACGGAGCTCAAAATAAAAACGATAAAAGCGAAAATAAAAAAACTAAAAGCGTGATCGGCACGGTCTTTGTAAAGTAGCGCTACGGCGTAATCGATAAAATTTTTACTTAGCATAGACGAATTTCCCGTATTCTTTTGAAATAAAATTCGTTGAAATTTGCGCGTCTTTGACGGATTTTTGGATCAAATTTAGCCCGGCTTCTTTGCCCGCTCTATCAAAGCTTAAATAGTGCACCGCGATAAAAACGTAAAGAGCTGCAAAAAAGCCTGCTAAAACACAGATAAATTTCACATCAGCCCTTCGAGCATAAGCGCCGTTATTTCGTCAAATTTAACAATCTTTTTGCCGCCGTGATCTCTGGCGAAGGTTTTAGCATCCTCTTCGCTGGCAAACGGTATAAGTTCGTTGCCCATCGGTCCGAACACGTTTGAGCCCGAGACGTAAAAAGCGCTTTTGGCGTCGATTTTAGTTAGCTTGTAGTAGTCGCTGACGTAAATTTGTTCAAATTGGCCGCCTTTTTCAAAATAATACTTCATCATATCCTTGACGCCGTCGAAGTAAAACTCCTCTTTATCCGTTTTTATCATCGTCGCCCAGTTTGGGTTTTTGCCCACTAACATGCCGCAGACCGGGCAGCGTGCGCCTTTTGGAACGACGATTCTTTCGGATTTTTGCATTTTTTGCTTAGATTTTGAGCTTTGATCGCCCGCGCCTAAGCTAGCCGGCGCATCCCATAGATACAGCGCCGCAGCTTGTATGTGCTTGTCGTAATCAGGCGCCTTGCTTGCGCCCTTTGCGTCGCAAGTTTTTTTGAGATGAGCCTTAAGCTCGGAGATGGCTTTGAAATTTTTCGCTTCGGTTTTAGCGCAGTTTGTTTCGTAAAATTCTTTACCGTGCGCGTAAACGCCGCCCTCGCGCTTGGCTTTTATCATTTTATTGTCGCCCTCAAAGTCCTGCCCCGCGATCTCGTAGGCTTTGGCAAAGCTCATTATCTCGCCGCCGTTTTCGGCTTGGAATTCTTTCGCGTCGGCCTCGGTTGAAAAGGCGTATTTGCTATTGCGCGTCATAGTGCCGCCGATCTTGCTGCCCACGACGTAAAAGGCGTTATTTGCATCGATCAAATTTAGATTTTTCGTATCGACGACTTGCGCATCGCTTGGAATTTTTCCCTCAGTTAGCTCGTACAAGCAGTGCAGAGAAGCTACTTGCTTGCCGTTCCAAACGTGGTTGGTTTTATAAAATTTTACCAAATTCATTCCGCAAACGGCGCAGTATTCTTTATCTTCGCCACTTCCTACAAGCGTAGCCTTGCTCGGATCTACGCTTTGAAACATCGGTTTCATTTTGCCGGCTTGTTCATTTGCTCCGGCACCGAAAAGTAGCGCCGCCAGTAGCGCAGAACCTAAAACAGAACGTAAAATCATATTGTCTCCTTAAAATAAAATTTGGTTTTTTAAACCTTATTTACTTATCGATTTTAAAAACTCCGCATTTTCGCATGCGATTTTTAGCCCTTTTTCGCAACTTTTTTCAAAGAGCTCTTTGGCTTTTGCGTTATCGGCTTTGACGCCCTTGCCCTCGGCGTACATTATGGCTAGGTTGTTGCAACCTTTGTCATAGCTTAGAGCGCAGGCTTTTTCGTAAAATTCTTTAGCTTTGCCGTAGTCTTGCTCCGTGCCTTGTCCGAATGCGTATAAAAAGCCTAGATTGTCGCAGCCGATACCTATGCCGCCGGCGCAGGCTTTTTCGTAAAAGGCTTTAGCCTTGCCATAGTCTTTTTCTACTCCCATACCCTCAAGGTGGAGGTAGCCTAGGTTATTGCAGCCCATCATATCGCCGTAGTCGCAGGCTTTGGTATAGAGCGAGATCGCCTTTTTGATATCGGTTTTGACTCCTGCGCCGTTTGCGTATAAAAGCCCTAGCGAAGTGCAGCCTTCGTTATCTTGGCATGCTTTTTCGTAATAAGCTGCGGCTTTGGTGAAATTTTGATCTATGCCGTTGCCGCTCTCGTAGATATAGCCTAGGTTGTTGCAAGCAAGCGCAAATTTGGCATTGCAGGCTTTTTGGTATAACTTTATCGCCTTTTCGTAGTTTTTCTCCACGCCGCCCGTGCCTTCGAAATACACCACGGCAAGATTATAGCAGCCCGAAGCTTTATTTTCCTCGTGGCAGGCTTTTTCGTAGATCTCTATCAGCTTTTTGTGATCGCCGCTTTGCTGAGCTTGTATGCCCTCTTGGATGAAGCCCGCATTAGCGCCGGTAAACAAAAGACTCGCAGCTAGCAAAATTTTCTTAAATTTGCCGGTATTTGCGGCTTTAGCGTAGTTTTTAAACATTTTTTTCCTTTTCATATTGTTTTTACGTTGCGCCCTTTAAAGGCTAGCGCCGTTGCCAAAAGCACGAAGCCAAGCGCGAGATAGACTAAATTTGACATTTGCGGTTGATCTCCGCCGGCGTAAGAGTGCATACCTGTTAGGTAAAAATTTACGCCAAAATACGTCATCACGATCGAGGCGTAGGCAAACACCGAAGCCGTCAAAAAGACATAGAGCGAATTTAGCCTAGGTATCAAGCGTAGATGTAATACTATCGCATAAACCAGGATCGAGACGTAAGACCAAGTCTCCTTGCTATCCCAGCCCCAGTAGCGCCCCCAGCTCTCGTTTGCCCAGATCCCGCCGAAGAAATTCCCCAGCGTCAGTAGGCAAATGCCGATAATCAGGCTCGCTTCATCGATCGCGGCGATATATCTTATCTGCTCGTTTAGGCGGACTTCGTTGGCTTTGTTTTTAAACGCCATTAGCCCTAGCGCGATTAACCCCAGCAAGCAACCAAGCCCTAAAAATCCGTAACTGGCAGTGATGACCGAGACGTGGATGCTAAGCCAATACGACTTTAACACGGGCACTAAATTTGTGATTTGAGGATTTACAAAGCTCATATGAGCCACGAGCATCACGATGCCCGCCAGTAGCGCTGCCGCCGCTAG comes from the Campylobacter rectus genome and includes:
- a CDS encoding ABC transporter ATP-binding protein, translating into MNAIEVKNLCKIYNQNKPNEFCALKNINLSVKSGELVILKGVSGSGKSTLLGILGALSKPSSGEALINGRNVSKLPDIMSSNFRHSEVGFIFQSFNLLEGLSVYQNVLAPLSLTGLKKAKLNSQIERVLNLANIAHKKDQIVSKLSGGEKQRCAIARALAMDPGIILADEPTANLDKQNSLIFIEMLQKFKELKKTVVVATHDILFDELGFVDGYIKMQNGEIS
- a CDS encoding ABC transporter permease; this encodes MLSKNFIDYAVALLYKDRADHAFSFFIFAFIVFILSSVLLVSSSIQSDLINLTNSKPEVVVEALRAGKRDLMHDGYIYDASKITGVASVEGAVEGEYYFGQKRIWFRIVGDENLDENEMIVGEGVKKEMAELYYEDVFNFLTEEKMISIKINKTAPHETGIVSNDVIYMNPVTAREVLSLKEGEYTRLYVEVPNPNEISEVALKIQNLYPNTEVTSIEDGVAKIRHLYYYKGGIFMVLYVVAMVSFFILLKNQISLAYGEKKKEIAILRSIGYCVRDIIALKFIQNIVVSFSAYLLGVAGAYIYVFLFGAPFLRGIFLGGEMANFTEFTPVIDFNMLFLLFVFSVIPFLAFVIIPSWRIAVNDMSEAVK
- a CDS encoding nitrous oxide reductase accessory protein NosL, which encodes MILRSVLGSALLAALLFGAGANEQAGKMKPMFQSVDPSKATLVGSGEDKEYCAVCGMNLVKFYKTNHVWNGKQVASLHCLYELTEGKIPSDAQVVDTKNLNLIDANNAFYVVGSKIGGTMTRNSKYAFSTEADAKEFQAENGGEIMSFAKAYEIAGQDFEGDNKMIKAKREGGVYAHGKEFYETNCAKTEAKNFKAISELKAHLKKTCDAKGASKAPDYDKHIQAAALYLWDAPASLGAGDQSSKSKQKMQKSERIVVPKGARCPVCGMLVGKNPNWATMIKTDKEEFYFDGVKDMMKYYFEKGGQFEQIYVSDYYKLTKIDAKSAFYVSGSNVFGPMGNELIPFASEEDAKTFARDHGGKKIVKFDEITALMLEGLM
- a CDS encoding tetratricopeptide repeat protein — encoded protein: MFKNYAKAANTGKFKKILLAASLLFTGANAGFIQEGIQAQQSGDHKKLIEIYEKACHEENKASGCYNLAVVYFEGTGGVEKNYEKAIKLYQKACNAKFALACNNLGYIYESGNGIDQNFTKAAAYYEKACQDNEGCTSLGLLYANGAGVKTDIKKAISLYTKACDYGDMMGCNNLGYLHLEGMGVEKDYGKAKAFYEKACAGGIGIGCDNLGFLYAFGQGTEQDYGKAKEFYEKACALSYDKGCNNLAIMYAEGKGVKADNAKAKELFEKSCEKGLKIACENAEFLKSISK